One Echeneis naucrates chromosome 1, fEcheNa1.1, whole genome shotgun sequence DNA segment encodes these proteins:
- the LOC115049848 gene encoding zona pellucida sperm-binding protein 1, with amino-acid sequence MDGCGARRVMVGKTVIYMVEVINKVQAISLNYGTITRDSPVRLLVECRFQPGSVLTVSYLVKTPTLGAEVHTQGMFGVQLRIAKDAQYSSYYPQYHQPLQMLLGKPLYLEMRLLNAPDPSLVLLVHFCVAYPRSGTSVWVLLYNGCPNPLDPAPQQAVLSGPLPPSPYGQTRRFTISTFQFLPDGEFKDPDEEIYFMCSTEICSPRDGPCIEGCFGQ; translated from the exons ATGGATGGCTGCGGGGCACGTAGAGTG ATGGTGGGGAAAACGGTGATCTACATGGTGGAGGTCATTAACAAAGTTCAGGCAATCAGCCTCAACTACGGTACCATCACAAGAGATTCTCCAGTCAG GTTGTTGGTGGAGTGCAGGTTTCAGCCAGGTTCTGTCCTGACTGTGAGCTACCTGGTTAAAACACCAACCCTTGGTGCTGAGGTTCATACTCAGGGGATGTTTGGAGTCCAGCTCAGGATTGCCAAAG ATGCTCAGTACAGCAGCTACTACCCTCAGTATCATCAGCCCCTGCAGATGCTCTTGGGGAAACCTCTCTACCTGGAAATGCGGCTGCTGAACGCTCCAGATCCCAGCTTGGTGCTGCTGGTGCACTTCTGTGTAGCCTACCCCCGCTCAGGAACATCAGTGTGGGTGCTGCTTTACAACGG CTGTCCTAATCCCTTGGACCCAGCCCCACAGCAGGCAGTGCTCTCTGGTCCTCTACCACCCTCCCCTTATGGTCAGACCCGGCGTTTCACAATCAGCACCTTCCAGTTTCTTCCTGATGGTGAATTTAAGGACCCAGATGAAGAA ATCTACTTCATGTGCTCAACAGAAATCTGCTCGCCACGTGATGGACCTTGTATTGAGGGATGCTTTGGCCAATGA
- the LOC115046207 gene encoding epithelial membrane protein 1, translating to MLMLAGIVILHITTIILLLVATIDNAWWVSNTLSTDLWGKWKLSNSAWHYSNPSNDNQDYLQAVQATSVLACIFAFLALFVFVAQLFTLPKGQRFTFTGVLQLIACLCIMTAASIYTAKFHTEDVATEGYGHCYVLAWISFVLTFLLAVTYLVLRKKSE from the exons ATGTTGATGCTGGCCGGAATCGTTATTCTGCACATCACCACCATTATCCTTCTGCTGGTGGCTACCATTGATAAT GCCTGGTGGGTGAGTAACACTTTGTCAACTGACTTGTGGGGCAAATGGAAGCTCTCAAATTCAGCCTGGCATTACAGCAACCCGAGCAACGACAACCAGG ACTATCTCCAGGCTGTGCAGGCCACCTCAGTGCTGGCCTGTATTTTTGCCTTCTTGgccctgtttgtgtttgtggctcaGCTGTTCACACTGCCCAAAGGCCAGAGGTtcactttcactggtgttttACAGCTAATTGCCT GCCTTTGTATAATGACAGCAGCCTCGATTTACACGGCTAAGTTTCACACTGAGGACGTGGCAACGGAAGGGTATGGACATTGCTATGTCCTGGCCTGGATATCCTTTGTCCTCACCTTCCTCTTAGCAGTTACCTACCTCGTCCTGCGCAAGAAGAGCGAGTGA